From Scatophagus argus isolate fScaArg1 chromosome 10, fScaArg1.pri, whole genome shotgun sequence, a single genomic window includes:
- the LOC124065569 gene encoding uncharacterized protein C10orf105-like produces MNTTDPGSDFTFTSNTENVTLSNLTTITISPTTSQPPSYSSDHYDPEFTIMVVLGLSLLLAGLAVFLAVCRPSDQDGDSEASCGPGESLTRGRSQSSEPQLKVWKRLGSYRRSYNLSFRRPPYRRPHEHESTHASQSPIQQTPQPEASVETHLTMPCLFDYVTEI; encoded by the coding sequence ATGAACACCACTGACCCAGGCTCCGACTTCACCTTTACCtccaacacagaaaatgtgactcTGTCCAACCTGACAACCATCACCATCTCTCCTACCACCTCACAGCCTCCATCCTATTCTTCAGACCACTACGACCCAGAATTCACCATCATGGTAGTCCTTGGCTTATCGCTGTTGCTGGCAGGGTTAGCGGTCTTCCTGGCAGTGTGCCGACCCTCAGATCAGGATGGAGATTCAGAGGCGAGCTGTGGCCCAGGAGAGAGCTTGACCCGCGGGAGAAGCCAATCCAGCGAGCCCCAGCTCAAAGTGTGGAAGAGGCTGGGCTCATATCGACGTTCATACAACCTCTCCTTCAGACGTCCACCCTATCGCAGACCGCACGAGCATGAGAGCACACATGCCTCCCAATCTCCGATCCAACAGACACCGCAGCCAGAGGCCAGTGTGGAAACCCACCTCACTATGCCTTGTCTATTTGACTATGTCACCGAAATCTGA